GCGGTTGCCGACCGCCTCCGTGCCGTCCTTGAGGGTCTCGATGCGGCGGATGTCCATCCGGACCGAGGCGTAGAACTTGAGCGCCTTACCACCGGTCGTCGTCTCGGGGCTGCCGAACATGACGCCGATCTTCTCGCGGAGCTGGTTGATGAAGATGGCGGTGGTGGCCGTGCTGTTGAGCGCGCCGGCGACCTTGCGCAGGGCCTGGGACATGAGGCGGGCCTGGAGGCCGACGTGGCTGTCACCCATCTCGCCCTCGATCTCGGCCTTGGGCACCAGCGCGGCCACCGAGTCGATGACGATGATGTCGACGGCGCCGGACCTGATCAGCATGTCGGCGATCTCGAGCGCCTGCTCGCCGGTGTCGGGCTGGGAGACCAGCAGGGCGTCGGTGTCGACCCCCAGCTTCTTGGCGTATTCGGGGTCGAGGGCGTGCTCGGCGTCGATGAACGCCGCGATGCCGCCGGCCCGCTGGGCGTTGGCCACCGCGTGCAGGGCGATCGTGGTCTTGCCGGAGGACTCGGGGCCGTAGATCTCGACGATGCGGCCGCGCGGCAGGCCGCCGATGCCGAGGGCCACGTCAAGGGAGATCGACCCAGTGGGGATCACCTCGATGGGAGCTCGGGCGTCGTCGCCCAGGCGCATCACTGAGCCCTTGCCGAACTGACGCTCGATCTGAGCGAGGGCGGTCTCGAGGGCCTTCTCGCGGTCGTTGATAGCCATGGGAACTCCCCCTGGAGGGTCGTGGTCCGATCAGTCGA
This genomic interval from Nonomuraea helvata contains the following:
- the recA gene encoding recombinase RecA, which translates into the protein MAINDREKALETALAQIERQFGKGSVMRLGDDARAPIEVIPTGSISLDVALGIGGLPRGRIVEIYGPESSGKTTIALHAVANAQRAGGIAAFIDAEHALDPEYAKKLGVDTDALLVSQPDTGEQALEIADMLIRSGAVDIIVIDSVAALVPKAEIEGEMGDSHVGLQARLMSQALRKVAGALNSTATTAIFINQLREKIGVMFGSPETTTGGKALKFYASVRMDIRRIETLKDGTEAVGNRTRVKVVKNKMAPPFRVADFDILYGVGISREGGLIDMGVEHGFVRKSGAWYTYEGDQLGQGKENARNFLKNHPDMANEIEKKIKDKLGVGPRLDAPAEAAAPAPAPAASGRGSKSTPKPGDV